From Xylanibacter oryzae DSM 17970, a single genomic window includes:
- a CDS encoding di-heme oxidoredictase family protein: MIKLKNCKYFFIGITALSTLGCSDGDTSDIVNPNAGIDSANDIFTAAEWNPGGELGTTSNEQGCYSNPSPYVEKNGMYQSFKKGETFFENDFTLNTMPRRGLGPAWVRTGCMYCHPSYGHGKRMTKYRANDQGNGYLLVIYHPTAGTTADGKTYAADSYISEVTGMPQTKAMDPFLPPVDENQISITWKKATDQHGNKFSDGETYDLIYPDVKIPQSAFNTDPKPDNYEVRLESTIGIYGSALLDAIPDDSLINQYVKESPYVKLNPMMWDASSNSLAGSAWYTLADGNKRIKKFTYALTRGSLQDGPGANAMWNITNVTRSDRHYLYTTKAWAKAMSENSDVIKYIQENGADKNSLLHPYYANGSKDSVSYLVNLLLGLNSKNDTPTYEKYFVNNDPKGDEISDRNYYDFMVWHRGLAVPKARNLNTGTVKRGKTLFYQMRCTACHRPSWKTGNDDYWQDYIVRSQGALPRYANQKIWPYTDMVQHRLHMENDIRGGWCRTTPLWGRGLSEQETGAQDRLHDCRARNVIEAIMWHGYSKNSDAYSAAQKFYNLPKSDRDAVVAFINAI; this comes from the coding sequence ATGATTAAATTAAAAAACTGCAAGTATTTCTTTATTGGAATAACTGCGTTAAGTACTCTTGGTTGTTCGGACGGTGATACAAGTGACATCGTAAATCCTAATGCAGGTATCGATTCAGCAAATGATATCTTTACAGCTGCAGAATGGAACCCTGGAGGTGAACTTGGAACAACAAGTAATGAGCAAGGATGCTATTCGAACCCATCACCTTATGTGGAAAAAAATGGCATGTATCAATCTTTTAAAAAGGGTGAGACGTTCTTTGAGAATGATTTTACTCTCAACACGATGCCACGTAGAGGATTGGGCCCTGCATGGGTTCGCACAGGATGCATGTACTGTCATCCGTCTTATGGACATGGCAAACGTATGACAAAATATCGTGCTAACGACCAAGGTAATGGGTATCTGCTAGTAATATATCACCCGACAGCTGGAACAACTGCTGACGGTAAGACATATGCAGCAGACAGTTATATATCTGAAGTAACAGGTATGCCACAAACGAAGGCCATGGATCCGTTCCTGCCTCCCGTAGATGAAAATCAGATAAGCATAACATGGAAAAAAGCAACAGACCAACATGGTAATAAATTTTCGGATGGAGAAACTTATGACTTGATTTACCCTGATGTAAAAATTCCTCAGTCAGCATTTAACACTGACCCAAAACCAGATAACTATGAAGTTAGACTTGAGTCAACTATAGGAATCTATGGTTCAGCTCTACTAGATGCTATTCCTGACGACTCGCTTATAAATCAATATGTGAAAGAATCTCCTTATGTTAAACTCAATCCAATGATGTGGGATGCATCATCTAATTCGTTGGCAGGAAGCGCCTGGTATACATTAGCTGATGGAAACAAACGCATAAAAAAATTCACATATGCCCTTACTCGTGGTTCACTACAAGATGGTCCAGGAGCAAATGCGATGTGGAATATTACAAATGTAACAAGGAGCGACCGACATTATCTTTACACTACTAAGGCATGGGCTAAAGCGATGTCTGAAAACTCTGATGTAATAAAGTACATACAAGAAAATGGAGCTGACAAAAATTCATTGTTACACCCTTATTATGCAAACGGCAGCAAAGACAGCGTAAGTTATCTTGTAAACCTGCTTCTCGGGCTTAATTCAAAAAACGACACACCTACTTATGAAAAGTATTTTGTAAATAACGACCCTAAAGGTGACGAGATTAGCGACCGGAATTATTATGACTTCATGGTATGGCACAGAGGACTGGCTGTGCCAAAGGCACGCAACCTGAACACTGGAACTGTTAAACGAGGAAAAACTTTATTCTATCAGATGAGATGTACAGCATGCCATCGTCCATCATGGAAAACAGGAAATGATGATTACTGGCAAGATTACATTGTACGTAGTCAAGGAGCTCTACCTAGGTATGCAAATCAAAAGATTTGGCCATACACAGATATGGTACAACACAGGTTGCATATGGAAAATGATATCCGCGGAGGCTGGTGCCGCACAACCCCACTTTGGGGGCGTGGACTTTCTGAACAGGAAACAGGAGCACAGGATAGACTTCACGATTGTCGCGCAAGAAATGTAATAGAAGCTATAATGTGGCATGGATACAGTAAGAATAGCGATGCCTACAGTGCAGCACAGAAATTTTATAATCTCCCCAAATCTGACAGGGATGCAGTAGTCGCATTCATTAATGCAATATAA
- a CDS encoding imelysin family protein, protein MKKIFKYSAILLIGAVATSVLSSCSDDDNTVSNGLSDGDKLLQEVLSTNVDNTINPTYKALADSTQMLYEQLGTIRKASTTNGVTQNMVNKACELFIGARANYEKSEAFLMGAAADFSIDPHIDSWPLDLTALYNLLVKSSSLVKALDSDDGANIANSNLGQSLLGFHGIEFILFRDGNPRSALELNANGRDSYNKNGLNFSFCSGEYEMIYAYAVCGDLRNSVYRLETSWNENAPKDHINKMKDLKWSYTLTSGNSYGYNMRNAGVAGSTYSSVKNAISAILVGDGGAVGISDEVGNVKIYNPTMGKDVSYIESPYSWNSITDFTHNIQSIESVWKGGILGNRNSSASMEAYFKKYSPEINTKVENAITNAITKIQAIDHPFVNYVNSNTDNWNKSKAATTACKDLSDALTEANSFIQSTSK, encoded by the coding sequence ATGAAGAAAATTTTTAAGTATTCGGCAATTCTGCTCATTGGAGCTGTGGCAACATCGGTATTATCATCATGCAGTGATGATGACAATACAGTAAGTAATGGATTAAGTGATGGTGACAAATTGCTACAAGAAGTGCTTTCTACTAATGTAGACAACACAATAAATCCAACTTATAAAGCACTCGCTGACAGTACGCAAATGCTTTACGAACAACTTGGAACAATACGAAAAGCATCAACAACAAACGGAGTTACTCAGAATATGGTAAACAAAGCTTGTGAACTTTTTATCGGTGCCCGTGCCAACTATGAAAAAAGCGAAGCCTTTCTTATGGGGGCTGCAGCAGACTTCAGTATTGATCCGCATATTGACTCATGGCCTTTAGATCTAACAGCTCTTTATAATTTATTAGTTAAAAGTTCATCTCTGGTAAAAGCTTTGGATAGTGATGACGGTGCTAACATAGCTAATAGTAATTTGGGACAAAGTCTACTAGGTTTCCATGGCATCGAATTTATTCTTTTCAGAGATGGGAATCCACGCTCAGCATTAGAGCTGAATGCCAATGGCAGAGATAGTTATAATAAAAACGGACTCAACTTTTCATTTTGTAGTGGTGAATACGAAATGATATATGCATATGCAGTTTGTGGAGACTTGAGAAACAGTGTTTACCGCCTAGAGACGTCTTGGAATGAGAATGCCCCAAAAGATCATATAAATAAAATGAAAGACCTAAAATGGTCTTATACCCTTACAAGTGGGAACTCTTATGGATATAATATGAGAAATGCCGGTGTTGCAGGCAGTACATACAGTAGTGTAAAGAATGCAATATCAGCCATACTTGTAGGTGACGGTGGTGCCGTTGGTATATCAGATGAAGTGGGCAACGTAAAAATATATAACCCTACAATGGGTAAGGATGTCAGCTATATAGAATCTCCATATAGTTGGAATTCGATTACCGACTTTACTCACAACATCCAAAGTATCGAAAGTGTATGGAAAGGTGGCATCTTAGGCAACCGCAATTCGTCAGCTTCTATGGAGGCTTATTTCAAAAAATACTCTCCTGAAATTAACACGAAAGTAGAAAATGCAATAACCAACGCAATCACTAAGATACAAGCAATAGATCATCCGTTTGTAAACTACGTAAATAGTAATACTGACAATTGGAACAAGAGCAAAGCGGCCACAACTGCATGCAAAGATTTGTCTGACGCGCTTACTGAAGCTAACAGCTTTATTCAATCAACAAGCAAGTAA
- a CDS encoding LuxR C-terminal-related transcriptional regulator codes for MKNQKMYEADDQMISLIRDNYNILQSLGSFGLSLGFGDKTVRQVCDEQNVDCYTFLIVVNFTINGYTDFDDQERLSLPTLLHYLKASHDYYLGFQLPFIRKELESALDENDNLARLILKLYDEYAHEIRLHMGYEEKNVFPYVEGLLNNQSTINYDIDTFSKHHGQVDKKLKELKNIIIKYLPSDDMHNNQLTATLYDIYNNEDWLMQHSEVEDHIFIPAIRRLEQKSKQNDVSAKISNMISQAPDKTEALSDREKDVIISLVQGMSNKEIADHLCISTNTVITHRRNIARKLQIHSPAGLTIYAIVNNLVDLSSVKL; via the coding sequence ATGAAAAATCAGAAGATGTATGAGGCAGATGATCAGATGATATCTCTTATAAGGGATAATTATAATATTCTGCAAAGCCTGGGCAGTTTTGGCCTTAGTCTTGGTTTTGGAGATAAGACAGTACGTCAGGTTTGTGATGAGCAAAACGTAGACTGTTACACTTTTCTGATTGTTGTCAACTTCACGATAAACGGCTATACTGATTTTGATGACCAAGAGCGTTTATCATTGCCCACGCTCCTTCATTATCTTAAAGCCAGTCATGATTATTATCTAGGGTTCCAGTTGCCATTCATTCGTAAAGAATTGGAAAGTGCATTGGATGAGAATGATAATCTTGCCCGTCTTATATTAAAGTTATATGATGAGTATGCACATGAGATACGTCTGCATATGGGATATGAAGAAAAGAATGTCTTTCCATATGTTGAAGGTCTTCTTAATAATCAGTCGACAATAAATTATGATATAGATACATTTTCCAAGCATCACGGCCAAGTAGATAAGAAACTAAAGGAACTTAAAAATATTATCATAAAGTATCTTCCAAGTGATGATATGCATAACAACCAGTTGACAGCAACACTCTATGATATATATAATAATGAAGACTGGCTTATGCAGCATTCTGAAGTAGAAGACCACATCTTCATTCCTGCCATACGTAGACTAGAGCAAAAGTCTAAGCAGAATGATGTCTCAGCGAAAATTTCGAATATGATCAGTCAGGCACCAGACAAGACAGAAGCATTGAGCGATCGTGAGAAAGATGTTATTATAAGTCTTGTTCAAGGAATGAGTAATAAAGAGATTGCTGATCATTTGTGCATATCCACCAATACTGTTATTACCCATCGTCGTAATATAGCCCGTAAGCTCCAGATACATAGTCCTGCAGGCCTTACCATATATGCCATTGTCAATAATCTTGTAGATTTATCATCTGTAAAATTATAA
- a CDS encoding 7-carboxy-7-deazaguanine synthase QueE: MKKINEIFYSLQGEGMNTGTAAIFIRFSGCNLNCDFCDTHHEDGTMMTDDDIICEVNKYPAKMVVLTGGEPSLWIDKELIEKLHEINKFVTIETNGTNNLPDGIDWVTCSPKKGGTVVLNHIDELKVVYEGQSLKKYDKYITCNRFLQPCSNKNVKETIECIKKYPEWRLSLQTHIIVGIR; encoded by the coding sequence ATGAAAAAGATTAATGAGATTTTCTATAGTCTTCAGGGTGAAGGTATGAATACCGGGACTGCGGCAATATTTATAAGATTTTCAGGATGTAATCTGAATTGCGACTTTTGTGATACTCATCATGAAGATGGAACAATGATGACTGACGATGATATAATATGTGAGGTAAATAAATATCCTGCTAAAATGGTTGTTCTAACAGGAGGGGAACCTTCTTTATGGATAGACAAGGAATTAATAGAAAAGTTGCACGAAATAAATAAATTCGTAACAATAGAGACAAACGGCACTAATAATCTGCCTGATGGTATAGATTGGGTTACATGCTCGCCAAAAAAAGGTGGAACAGTAGTGCTAAATCATATAGATGAACTGAAAGTAGTATACGAAGGCCAATCTCTAAAAAAATATGATAAATACATAACATGCAACCGTTTTCTACAACCTTGCTCAAATAAGAATGTAAAAGAAACAATAGAATGCATTAAAAAGTATCCAGAATGGAGGCTAAGTCTTCAAACTCATATAATAGTCGGTATAAGATAA
- the queD gene encoding 6-carboxytetrahydropterin synthase QueD gives MYYVKKRMEISAAHRLKLNYKSKCGNLHGHNWIVTVYCKSQELDENGMVTDFSKIKQRISDHMDHKNLNDVFDFNPTAENIARWICDNVDNCYRVDITESENNTATYEKD, from the coding sequence ATGTATTACGTAAAGAAAAGAATGGAGATTTCTGCCGCCCACAGGCTGAAATTGAATTATAAAAGTAAGTGTGGAAACCTACATGGGCATAATTGGATAGTAACCGTCTACTGTAAATCACAGGAGTTGGATGAAAATGGTATGGTTACGGATTTTAGCAAAATAAAGCAAAGAATAAGTGACCATATGGATCATAAAAACCTTAACGACGTATTTGACTTTAATCCTACAGCCGAAAATATTGCACGATGGATATGTGATAATGTTGACAACTGCTATCGCGTGGATATTACTGAATCTGAAAACAATACTGCCACTTATGAAAAAGATTAA
- a CDS encoding glycoside hydrolase family 3 C-terminal domain-containing protein, with amino-acid sequence MKNLINLIISVSLASAPIYASAQKQYPFNNIKLSDNKRIENVISLMTFDEKIDALGNNTSVPRLGIKGSNGVEGLHGVVLGGPTYGDRPQTPTTVFPQSYGLGETWDADLLYRIATYISTENRYLFQNPSFAKSGLVIWTPNADMGRDPRWGRTEECYGEDPYLTSRLVVSFVKGIQGDNPKYWRSASLMKHFFANSNEYGRSFTSSNFSEKLFRDYYSYPFYKGITEGGSQAMMTAYNSYNGTPCIIQPVLRNVVMKEWKFKGSLITDGGAFGLLLSAHKCFDNDRGLAASECIKAGITKFLDRYKDAVEDAYKRKLITEKEIDDAVKRNLWISLRLGLLDGNDVHHNPYAKIGLDNDEAPWTKPETKALVREATCKSIVLLKNENSILPLDKSKIKKIAVIGERATQVLQDWYSGKPFYAVNILNAIREEVGDNVEVRYVHENMMDSARVAAAWADVAIVCVGNHPYCNAPWDVAPVASEGKEDVDRRSLILDQEDLVMQVHAANPNTVAVLISSFPYAINRIQQAIPAILHVANSSEELGHGVSDVIFGKYNPAGRLTQTWVKDITDLPNMMDYDITHGRTYMYFRGTPLYPFGFGLSYTAFKYSNLSVSISRKDSLKVSFDIANTGTRDGDEVAQLYVVKSGNQSDTPIKQLKSFCRINISRGDTRHVEFYIPRDTDVSRIEIGASSADIRLKTEI; translated from the coding sequence ATGAAGAACTTAATAAATTTAATCATTTCAGTTTCGCTTGCTTCAGCACCTATTTACGCCTCAGCACAAAAGCAATATCCGTTTAATAATATAAAGTTGTCTGACAACAAACGTATAGAAAATGTTATCTCTCTCATGACTTTTGATGAGAAGATAGACGCACTTGGTAATAATACATCTGTACCACGACTTGGTATAAAAGGTTCTAATGGAGTTGAGGGACTCCATGGAGTAGTTCTGGGTGGACCTACTTATGGTGATAGACCTCAAACGCCTACTACTGTGTTTCCGCAGAGTTATGGTCTTGGTGAGACATGGGATGCAGATCTGTTATATCGCATAGCTACATATATATCAACAGAGAACCGCTATCTTTTTCAAAATCCATCTTTTGCTAAAAGTGGTTTGGTTATTTGGACTCCAAATGCAGATATGGGGCGTGATCCGAGATGGGGCCGCACAGAAGAATGTTATGGTGAAGATCCTTATCTCACATCTCGTCTTGTTGTATCGTTTGTTAAAGGAATACAAGGTGATAACCCAAAATATTGGCGTTCGGCTTCGCTTATGAAGCATTTTTTTGCTAACAGCAATGAGTATGGCCGTTCTTTCACTTCATCCAATTTCAGCGAAAAACTGTTCAGGGATTATTATTCATATCCTTTTTATAAAGGTATAACCGAAGGGGGAAGTCAGGCTATGATGACTGCGTATAATTCGTACAATGGAACGCCGTGTATCATACAACCGGTATTACGTAATGTTGTGATGAAAGAGTGGAAATTTAAAGGTTCGCTTATCACAGACGGAGGCGCTTTCGGACTTTTACTTTCTGCTCACAAGTGTTTTGACAATGATAGGGGACTTGCTGCATCTGAATGTATAAAAGCCGGTATAACAAAGTTTCTTGATAGATATAAGGATGCTGTAGAAGATGCATATAAGCGAAAACTAATCACAGAGAAGGAAATTGACGATGCCGTAAAGCGCAATCTTTGGATTTCTCTTAGGTTAGGTCTACTGGATGGAAATGATGTACACCATAATCCATATGCCAAAATAGGACTTGATAATGATGAGGCTCCATGGACGAAACCTGAAACTAAAGCATTAGTGCGCGAAGCTACATGCAAGTCTATTGTGCTTCTTAAAAATGAAAATAGCATACTACCTCTGGATAAATCGAAAATAAAGAAGATCGCTGTTATTGGAGAGCGTGCTACGCAAGTACTTCAAGATTGGTATAGTGGAAAACCTTTTTATGCAGTCAATATACTAAATGCTATTCGTGAAGAGGTTGGCGACAATGTTGAAGTGCGTTATGTGCACGAAAATATGATGGACAGCGCAAGAGTGGCAGCAGCATGGGCTGATGTAGCCATTGTTTGTGTAGGCAATCATCCATATTGTAATGCCCCATGGGATGTCGCTCCTGTTGCTAGTGAGGGAAAGGAAGATGTAGACCGTCGGTCACTAATTCTTGATCAGGAAGATTTGGTTATGCAGGTACATGCAGCTAATCCTAATACAGTGGCTGTGTTGATAAGCAGTTTCCCTTATGCAATAAATCGTATACAACAAGCTATTCCTGCCATATTGCACGTCGCAAATAGCAGCGAAGAACTTGGTCATGGAGTAAGTGATGTTATTTTTGGTAAATATAATCCTGCCGGTCGACTTACTCAGACATGGGTCAAAGATATAACAGATCTGCCCAATATGATGGACTATGACATAACACATGGTCGTACTTATATGTATTTTAGAGGAACACCTCTTTATCCGTTTGGTTTTGGCTTGAGTTATACCGCATTCAAATATTCTAATTTATCTGTTTCAATATCAAGAAAAGACAGCCTTAAAGTCTCTTTCGATATCGCTAACACAGGCACAAGAGATGGAGATGAGGTGGCGCAGTTATATGTAGTTAAGTCTGGTAATCAGTCTGATACACCAATTAAGCAACTGAAATCATTCTGCCGTATTAACATTAGTCGTGGAGATACCAGACATGTTGAATTTTATATTCCACGAGATACTGATGTCAGCCGAATAGAAATTGGTGCGTCGTCTGCCGACATAAGATTAAAGACAGAAATTTGA
- a CDS encoding NAD(P)H-dependent flavin oxidoreductase — MNRICNLFGIQYPIIAGGMVWCSGWRLASAVSNAGGLGLIGSGSMHPETLREHIRKCKAATDKPFGVNIPLMYPEIDSIINIVIEEGVKIVFTSAGNPKTWTSRLHDNGIKVAHVIASSRFALKCEEAGVDAIVAEGFEAGGHNGKEETTTMCLIPAVHKVTDKPLLAAGGISSGQGLLAAIALGADGVQMGTRFALTVESSASEEFKKLCIGLNEGDTQLTLKQVSPTRMIKNELYQRIVEAELNGAKVDELREILGKGRAKKGIFEGDLKDGELEIGQVASSIREIQTAGEAVEQIMKEYYSVRERLKL, encoded by the coding sequence ATGAATAGAATTTGCAATCTTTTTGGAATACAGTATCCAATAATAGCAGGAGGTATGGTATGGTGCAGCGGTTGGCGTCTCGCATCAGCAGTGAGTAACGCAGGTGGACTTGGGCTTATCGGTTCAGGATCTATGCATCCAGAAACATTGCGTGAACATATACGTAAATGCAAGGCCGCCACAGATAAACCATTCGGCGTTAATATACCACTTATGTATCCAGAGATAGATTCAATCATTAATATAGTAATAGAGGAAGGTGTTAAGATTGTTTTTACGTCTGCCGGAAATCCTAAGACTTGGACATCTCGTCTGCATGATAACGGAATAAAGGTCGCACATGTAATAGCCAGTTCACGTTTCGCTTTGAAGTGCGAAGAGGCTGGGGTAGATGCTATTGTGGCTGAAGGATTTGAAGCCGGTGGGCATAATGGCAAAGAAGAGACAACAACAATGTGTCTTATACCTGCAGTACATAAAGTTACAGATAAACCGTTGCTTGCAGCAGGTGGAATCTCTTCTGGTCAGGGCCTGCTTGCAGCTATTGCACTAGGCGCAGACGGAGTTCAGATGGGTACTCGTTTTGCTCTTACGGTTGAGAGTTCTGCAAGCGAGGAATTTAAAAAACTATGTATTGGTCTTAATGAAGGTGATACTCAGCTTACTCTTAAGCAGGTTTCACCTACACGTATGATAAAGAATGAACTGTATCAGCGTATAGTCGAAGCAGAACTTAATGGTGCAAAAGTAGATGAACTTAGAGAAATTCTAGGTAAAGGACGTGCTAAAAAAGGAATTTTCGAAGGAGATCTTAAAGATGGAGAACTCGAAATAGGTCAGGTAGCGTCTTCTATCAGAGAGATTCAGACAGCCGGAGAAGCTGTAGAACAAATAATGAAAGAGTATTACTCAGTACGTGAACGTCTAAAACTATAA
- the dinB gene encoding DNA polymerase IV → MPNRKIIHVDMDAFFASVEQRENPELQGKAIAVGRDEERGVVSTASYEARKFGVHSAMSIQVAKRMCPNLIIVPSHYELYKKVSVQVHDIFREYTDLIEPISIDEAFLDVTVNKYNIELAVDIAKEIKQKIKDRLHLTASAGVSYNKFLAKIASEYRKPDGLFVIHPDRAKSFIEKLPIEDFWGVGRKTAEKMHFIGIFNGAQLLTCSQKHLVEVFGKSGTIYYNFARGIDDRAVEPYRERKSVGCEQTFAKDLDDHVEIVIELYHTVIELIERLRKSEFRGRTLTLKIKYSDFSQITRRTTSNSILFEKKNILPLAKSLMHQVNNEGKRIRLLGLSVSNSVDEVEDNKGEWIEQELEFEDWD, encoded by the coding sequence ATGCCGAATAGAAAAATAATACATGTGGATATGGATGCCTTCTTTGCATCTGTCGAACAGCGTGAGAACCCTGAACTGCAGGGTAAAGCTATTGCTGTTGGGCGTGACGAAGAGAGAGGTGTGGTGTCTACAGCTTCGTACGAGGCAAGAAAATTCGGTGTACATTCTGCTATGTCTATACAGGTAGCCAAGAGAATGTGTCCAAATCTTATAATAGTACCCTCGCATTATGAGTTATATAAGAAGGTATCTGTTCAGGTACATGATATATTCAGAGAGTACACAGATTTAATAGAACCGATATCTATAGATGAGGCTTTTCTTGATGTAACAGTCAATAAGTACAACATTGAACTTGCTGTAGATATAGCAAAAGAGATTAAGCAGAAAATAAAGGACCGTTTACACCTTACAGCTTCTGCCGGGGTGTCTTATAATAAGTTTCTCGCAAAGATTGCATCTGAATACCGTAAACCGGATGGACTTTTTGTTATTCATCCCGATAGAGCAAAATCTTTTATTGAAAAATTACCAATCGAAGATTTCTGGGGCGTTGGACGAAAGACTGCAGAAAAAATGCATTTTATTGGCATTTTTAATGGCGCACAACTTCTTACTTGTTCGCAGAAACATCTGGTTGAGGTCTTTGGTAAGTCAGGCACAATATATTATAACTTTGCAAGAGGCATAGACGACAGGGCGGTTGAGCCTTATCGTGAACGCAAGTCTGTTGGTTGCGAACAGACGTTTGCAAAAGACCTGGATGATCATGTAGAGATTGTAATAGAACTATATCATACGGTAATAGAACTTATAGAGAGATTGCGTAAAAGCGAATTTCGCGGTCGTACTCTTACACTAAAGATCAAATATAGTGATTTCTCCCAGATAACGCGCCGAACCACAAGTAATAGTATTTTGTTTGAAAAGAAAAATATTCTGCCATTGGCAAAAAGTTTGATGCACCAGGTTAATAATGAAGGTAAACGGATAAGACTTCTTGGACTTTCAGTTTCTAATTCTGTTGATGAAGTTGAAGATAATAAGGGGGAGTGGATTGAGCAGGAGCTGGAATTTGAAGATTGGGACTGA